One Leptolyngbyaceae cyanobacterium DNA window includes the following coding sequences:
- a CDS encoding alkaline phosphatase D family protein — MTVNLFDPNFYRVANPDLVGLNDTEALSHFQNFGLNENRLFSPFVDLNFYKADNSDLASFNNSQLFNHLQTNGIREGRKFSALVDLDFYLSNYGDLRSAFSSNSREQALEHLQNYGVEEGRKFSQFVNLDFYLATNGDVNAAFQGDKLKALEHLKINGINEKRKFSEFFDADFYLQNNSDVNTAYQGNRYQALQHFEQFGLKEGRKFSPAFDLDYYRTVNPDLVAANLNNQQLYEHFQQFGIKEGRASSQFFSASYYLANNQDLQNADFNYQQGLQHFVNYGLKEGRVGNLKTDIFFNAVAAGDATENSAILWTRTADPSTNQGKATDLIVQVATDPQFNGIQSTLLTKTNPDRDYTAKLDNTFLQSNTRYYYRFLAPGGEASPVGTFKTAPNKTEQAPLRMAFSADTAGEWRPYPLIKDFDRLNLDFFVYLGDTIYETPSGNTTTGVGISPATADPFADPAQALADYRRKYLENLLPVTPNGFPGLRSFYAAQGNYTLLDNHELGDKQFANGGAPAGTPAGAGVDPTNPIYDANTTGTFINKTPGYQSVLRPYQEYQPIREKIISAPNDPRTDGTLQQYFAQPWGANALFVNVDDRSYRDIRMRRTNAEGRIVDDVGSRADNPDRTMLGATQLDWLKQTLLQAKNDGVTWKMVAISTPIDENASTSGNKIIPLDTGKTWIGGYRAERNDLLKFIADNKIDNVVFLTTDDHENRINELTYTDPVTGARVRVPNALTIVAGPMAAFGPGLINNHSFENIKSLADGIVAQQQAKGVDPLGLDPNFPGLQNVFREGDPNANTLRQPVDFYSPDTFNYVTLDVSADGKKLSVNTYGMNPYPTNSFPDLSQVDPVRHILGFDIVASV; from the coding sequence ATGACAGTTAACTTATTTGACCCCAACTTTTATCGTGTTGCCAACCCAGACTTAGTTGGCTTAAATGATACCGAAGCTTTATCGCATTTCCAAAATTTTGGATTGAACGAAAATCGGTTATTCTCTCCTTTTGTAGACTTAAACTTCTACAAAGCTGATAATTCTGACTTAGCAAGTTTTAACAATAGCCAGCTTTTCAACCATTTACAAACCAATGGGATTCGAGAAGGACGTAAATTTTCGGCACTTGTAGATTTAGATTTTTATTTATCTAACTATGGTGATTTACGCAGTGCTTTTAGCAGTAATTCTAGAGAACAAGCATTAGAACACCTCCAAAATTATGGTGTAGAGGAAGGACGTAAATTTTCGCAATTTGTCAACTTGGACTTTTATTTAGCTACTAATGGAGACGTAAATGCAGCTTTCCAAGGCGATAAATTAAAAGCCTTAGAACATTTAAAAATAAATGGCATCAATGAAAAGAGAAAATTTAGCGAGTTCTTCGATGCAGATTTCTATTTGCAAAACAATTCCGATGTAAATACAGCCTACCAAGGAAATAGATACCAAGCATTACAACACTTTGAACAATTTGGCTTAAAGGAAGGCAGAAAATTTTCTCCTGCTTTCGATCTAGATTACTATCGGACAGTTAATCCTGATTTAGTAGCAGCTAATCTCAACAACCAACAATTATACGAACATTTCCAACAATTTGGCATCAAGGAAGGACGTGCTTCCTCGCAGTTTTTCAGCGCTAGTTATTACCTGGCAAACAACCAAGATTTACAAAATGCTGATTTCAACTACCAACAAGGATTACAACATTTCGTTAATTATGGTTTGAAAGAAGGTCGCGTCGGTAATCTTAAAACTGACATATTCTTCAATGCTGTAGCAGCGGGCGATGCCACCGAAAATAGCGCGATTCTGTGGACGCGCACCGCCGATCCTAGCACTAACCAAGGCAAAGCTACGGATTTAATCGTGCAAGTTGCCACCGATCCGCAATTTAACGGCATCCAAAGCACATTACTGACTAAAACTAATCCCGATCGCGATTACACTGCCAAATTAGATAACACATTTTTGCAGAGTAATACGCGCTACTACTATCGATTTTTAGCACCGGGAGGAGAAGCTAGTCCAGTCGGAACATTTAAAACTGCACCCAATAAAACCGAGCAAGCACCTCTCCGCATGGCTTTTAGCGCAGATACTGCGGGTGAGTGGCGACCCTATCCTTTAATTAAAGATTTCGATCGACTGAATTTGGACTTTTTTGTTTATTTGGGAGATACAATTTACGAAACACCAAGCGGTAATACAACTACTGGTGTAGGTATATCTCCAGCAACTGCCGATCCTTTTGCAGATCCCGCGCAAGCTTTAGCTGATTATCGCCGTAAATACCTGGAGAATTTATTACCCGTTACACCCAATGGTTTCCCAGGATTGAGATCGTTTTATGCTGCTCAAGGGAACTATACACTGTTAGATAATCACGAATTGGGAGATAAACAATTTGCTAATGGTGGAGCGCCAGCAGGAACGCCAGCGGGTGCAGGCGTAGATCCTACAAATCCGATTTACGATGCCAATACAACTGGCACTTTTATTAATAAAACACCCGGATATCAATCAGTATTACGACCTTATCAAGAATATCAACCTATCCGGGAAAAAATCATTTCGGCTCCCAACGATCCTCGCACTGATGGTACTCTACAACAATATTTTGCTCAGCCGTGGGGAGCAAATGCGCTTTTCGTGAACGTTGACGATCGCTCTTACCGAGATATTCGGATGAGAAGAACCAACGCTGAGGGTAGAATTGTCGATGATGTTGGTTCTCGTGCAGATAATCCCGATCGCACAATGTTGGGAGCTACTCAACTTGATTGGCTTAAACAAACACTCCTCCAAGCTAAAAATGATGGTGTTACCTGGAAAATGGTGGCTATTTCCACACCAATTGATGAAAATGCCAGCACCAGTGGAAATAAAATTATCCCCTTAGATACAGGTAAAACTTGGATTGGAGGTTATCGCGCCGAACGTAACGATTTACTCAAGTTTATTGCCGATAACAAAATCGATAATGTCGTCTTCCTGACTACTGACGATCACGAAAATCGAATTAACGAATTAACTTATACAGATCCGGTAACAGGCGCTCGCGTTCGCGTACCCAATGCGTTGACAATTGTTGCTGGCCCAATGGCAGCTTTTGGCCCTGGTTTAATTAATAACCACAGTTTTGAGAACATTAAATCTTTAGCTGATGGCATTGTGGCACAACAGCAAGCAAAAGGGGTCGATCCATTAGGTTTAGATCCCAACTTCCCCGGATTACAAAATGTTTTCCGCGAAGGCGATCCTAATGCAAATACATTGCGTCAGCCTGTAGATTTTTATTCACCGGATACCTTTAATTATGTCACTCTTGATGTAAGTGCTGATGGCAAAAAACTATCAGTAAATACTTACGGAATGAATCCGTATCCTACTAATAGTTTCCCCGATCTTAGCCAAGTAGATCCAGTAAGGCACATCTTAGGATTTGATATCGTAGCAAGCGTTTAA